The Solanum lycopersicum chromosome 8, SLM_r2.1 DNA segment TCCCTGCTCTGCCTATTGTCAACCATCAGAACCAATCAATCCGTTCTTCGATAAAGTTGCAACAGAGCAGTGAAGATGATAGTGTTCGTAAAGAAGGAACAGAAATGGAGGAAGTTTCAGAATGCAGTCAAGGTTCAAATCTTGCTGGTTGTTCCCAATCTACAAGTGATATGGGCAACACATTTGCACATACACGAGAGGAGGGTAAATTGCTGGAGGATTCAAATTACAGGAAGGACCCAAGCGCCAGTTCAGCACCGTGTTCTGAATACTATACCCCAGCCTTTGAAGATATTACTTTTTCAGTGGAAGAAGTGCCCAGTGAACTTGCCGAATCCAAGCTCCTGGAGCATAACTTTTCACATGACTGGGCAACATCAATGGGAAAAGATTGGCAGTTTAATCCAGATGACATACCAAATGTCTCTCCTCTGGAGTTGATGCAGGATTCTTCAGGTCTCTTCATGCAGTGTCTAACTGGTACTGAGAATCATGACATGGTATCCTTTCCACAGCAGAATGGAATGAAGTTCGAAACGACTAATGATGGGAGCATGGTTGTGGGATTACACCAGCCGAATGAAATGTTTACTTCTGTGGAGGGTTTCAGAATGGTATACCCTGAGGCAGAAATTCCTCAATGCTTCCCTTCGGAAACTGCTATGAATGGTGTAGATGAAACTGCGGGTTCTTTGATTTATCAGATCTCTGAGGGTGGAAATATGTCAATAGAAAATTGTAATCCTCTCTGTTCAGATGTTATGGGAACTTCATCCTGCCAACCATGTTCTGTTCCTTCACAGTTTTCTTCAGAGCAAAGCTCATTCATGTTTGGTATTGCCTCAAATCAGTTTCATAATCCTCCGCATCCAGCTCATGAGTCCCAGACAAGTAAATGTGATAGTTTTCCATATCCCATTGAATCTGACAGTCCTTGTGACAACATAATGGATGATCCTCTCCTGAAAGACCAACTGGATCAAACAAAAGATTCTGTACAGCTAGTTTCTGTGAATGATTTTGGCTCAACTTCTTCAAATACTATTCAAACATGTCCGATGGTAAATGGAAATTCAGCTgtaaaagaagagaagaaggatgGTGGAGCCTTGTGCTATGAGCCGCCTCGTTTTCCGAGCTTGGATGTTCCATTTTTCAGTTGTGATCTTATACAATCTGGTACAGATACACAGCAAGAGTTTAGTCCTCTTGGCATACGTCAGTTGATGATGACTTCTGTGAACTGTCTTACTCCATTTAGGTTGTGGGATTCACCAAAAAGAGATGGTAGTCCAGATGCCGTCTTGAGAAGTGCTGCCAAAACTTTCACAAGTACACCTTCTATATTAAAGAAGCGACACCGTGATTTGGTGTCACCTTTATCAGAAAAGCGATGTGGAAAGAAGCTTGAAAGTGATCTCCGTCGAGAATCATTTTCTAATCTGGCTAAGGATTTTTCTCGTCTAGATGTTATGTTTGACGACTCTGCAAATGAAAAAGCAATGTCTTCCCTAACTAAGGATCAAACTGTGGAACTTCAAGCTTCAGATGAagataaagaaaacataaatccAACTGAAGATGGACGAAAGGAAGAGGACAAGGGATGCAATGGACATTCGATCTGTGGAACTTCTGGGAGACAGTTAGATGGAGGTGAAGTCCACTATAAAGATCAAGGAACAAGGGAGGGCAAAAGAATTGGAGCCAATGCTGCAATTGGAAAGGTGAATCAAGTCATTTTGTTTCCTTTTGGCACTACTTTGTGTTTTCTGAGAGTGGTGGTGGTATCAATATTAGCATTACCAtttaatactccctccgtcttATTTTATGGGAGGTAGTTTCACTCGGCACGGtgtttaagaaagaaaggaagacttttaaaacttgtggtctaaaatgaatgatataaatttgtgtggctataaattatttcattaaggtctttatcaaatttttttttattaaaatagacattttaaagttaaattgttacttaaatatgtggactaaaattcaatgaaaattttCTCAATCAAAAAACTGGAGCTGGATGTTACGAAATTCCTTCCTTTCCATTCAAGATCTTCACTATCTGTATTTCCTTTGTTCCCTTTTTTTCTAATGTGATGGTGCTCTACACTCTTCTACTCTTGTTGCATGATACTGTAACATCTTTTAAAGTCAATCTAAATTTGATGTTGACGTTTAAAATTCTTGCACAGTTTTAATGTGGTTATGGCAACTGCCTGTGTTGATTTACGTATTGTAAGACCCATTCAACTTATTCGACAGAGAATCCTTTAATTGGAAATAACTTTTATGCTCTGCTTGTTTCAGATAAAACAGCCTTCTGGAGTTCTAGTTGAACTTAATGCAAGTGATCTGTTCTTTTCTCCTGATCGTTTTGGAGCCAACGCTGACAGAGCTACAAATCTAAGCAATAAAGCTTTAGGAAATCAGTATGCTAGACGGATCGAAGCTGCATCAAACCAAGGTTCTGTTTCATCTTCATTTGAGACTTCATGTTTCTCTGTTATTTGCTCTCCTCGTATACGTGGAAAGAAGGATGGAAGTAGTTTTGTTATCACTACATCGATGCAATCTGCTCCCACATCAACTGCCTTGGAGAACTCAGCTGAGACTTCAGGAAATGGAGTTGGAGCTGAGACTGTAAGCATGTAAGATAGTTGCTGttctttttatattcttttattatttttccaatACCCTTTGCACAGCATTTCTGTCCTGCAAAATTAACGGTGCATTGACCCTGTTTCTCCACAGATCTGGAGAAACACCTTATAAAAGGAGTATTGAATCTCCTTCAGCTTGGAAATCTCCATGGATCTTCACCCCTTTCCTGTCAAGCCCGAGACTTGATAATGAACTTACTTTTGAGGTAAATAGGATTTTGGAGATTACATTACGCATTCTACGATGAGACTCTAATATCATTATGTTTGCTCTTTTATTCTGTTCAAATTCCGGGCTCTTATTTATGTACTTCGAAACTTCGTAGGATCTTGCACTGTTTATGAGCCCAGGTGACAGAAGCTATGATGCTATTGGATTGATGAAGCAATTGAGTGAGCAGACTGCTGGAGCATTTGCAGATGCCCAGGAGGTCTTGGGAGGTGATACTCCAGAGACAATCTTACGGGGGAGGAACTCCAAAAACCAGAAAGCAGATGAAAATCATTCTCTTTTGTCAGCAAATGCTATGGTATGTCCAATCCCAATGTCAAGATGATTGCAAAACAATCTTGTCCCCAGTTATGATATCTTTTAATATCCTATGCTAATTTATGTATGTGTTTTCACATGTCATCACTATGCAGTTTCATTTATGTGTTTTCACTTTTAAGATATACTAACTATGCAGTTCTTCAGAAATTTAAGCACCTTTGCCTCCCAATCTTTTTATATTCCTTTTGGAAATGAACTTGAGAGGAAAATACTGTTGTTCTTCCTTTTTAAGTTTGTTCTGAAAAGAATGACACCTATCCTGTAATCTTCTTAACTTTAAACTTCCCCATTTTTTATTCTGAATGACATTCATATCCATAAGAatgtctttttattattatgaccACAAGTCCTTGGGAAATGTTAGGCATGTGCCAAAAGTCTAGtgttttctttctcaaattctGTTTCCAGTCACAACATCAACATGAAAAATTAGGAATCTGCTCATCGGTTAATTTACTAGTCATGAGAGTTAATTGTAACTTTCCTATCATCTGTTTATTTGCAGAGTGAGAGGCGTACACTCGACTTCAGTGAATGTGGATCACCTGGAAAGGGAAAAGAAACTGAAAAATGTTGCTCAAGCAACAACAGCTTTTCTAGTCCTTCTTCCTACCTCTTGAAAGGCTGCAGGTAGCAGCAGCAAATCCTTTCAGGATGGGTGGAAATTCTTGCTGTAACATATATAAGATTTGATATACCTgtgtgtatttatttatttattatttttgcctTATACAAATACTTGCCCAATTGTTTGTCAAAAGATAATGGATTAGatattatcatttcattaaacATTATTATTCTGCTTAATCCCATTTGCTAAATAAGAAGTCTATTTTTGTACAACAGCCCCTCTTGAAgcttttattttgcaggaagcAATGAAATTAGACTGAAATTGCTTGTACTAACATGTTCCATTTTTAGtacaagttttaaaatatatatggtttTGTTACATACCAATTATCATTGGTTGACCTTCCTTGAACTCGTCATGGAGTTTTAAACTGAGTTACTTAGGTCCTGAGTTTGTGTGTTTCCATTGAGAAATGTGGTGTGGGTTTATCTATGCGCTCCACTTTGTATTAAGCAACCTTTTGCactgaaatttttcattttgCACATAATGTCTAATTATTCTTGATAAATACTCTGTGAATCAAGGGACAGATGATTAGAAGAAGCACAAATTTGTATGgcataaattagtaaaactactCTTGTGATTTATAAGGAAAGGAGAAAGTAGATGATTAATATGAGATGGGAAAAGAAGAAGTCAAATGCCCTTCTGGTTTGGGCTTGGTACCTTCGGAGGGACGAGCTTGACGCACCGGGCTtacctaataaaaataaatttctaaggGGTTAAGTTGATATGAAATGGATAGAgtaattagagaaaatctctgATTTTGTACAAAAAGGCAGATTGTGATCTTTTTCACTGATTTTTGCTACTGCAAGTATCGCTAAGGTATAGAGAGCTTAACAAAgctaaaagaaagaaacaatcttttttttttatgtatccACTGCTTTAGTTTCTTATGTTTTCCTCTGTTGCTTTTATCTtactactttaattttttaaactagTCTTCATAACTTGTTAACAAGCTAcctatttttagtaattatgtaattaaaacTATGATTTTGTAGGGAGATACCTggctaaattaattttaaaaaatgatgttgTTACTGCGAGTACTATAACTTAACTAACTCAACaaagtataaaaaatgattACATTTCACTTCATTTGCCGTATCAATTCTTTTGgttcttttgtttttccttgTGTTATTTCCCAACAATtcttcacttttttaaaaaatcaacaattgaTACTAAAGTAAGGCTTTAGATCTTTGGAGACAATAGAATAGACGTAAGAGTCATGACTATACTGAGTCGGTTGATAAGGAATATGAGATACATAAAGCTACTATTCCATGAATTGACATATTCCATCGGATTACTTATCAGCGTTACTGTATAAATATTCAATGTTCCACCTTCACTTCATTGCACGAAGTcgaaaaatgtaataaaaaccCCAACTGAGATGGCACTCAACAATCAACTAATTTCCCAAAGAACCAACACCATAACCAGAATTTTTAATCAAAGATACCAATGTTGTAGCACGCTAATAAGATGATGAAGAAATGAGGTTTTTAATAAGATATGCTAGTAACGATTGAAGGTATGCTGAAGAGGTAACGAAAATTGGTTTTGCTACATTaagcaaaatatatttattctacATTACAGATACAGGTTTATTATAGCCTCCAACTTAGGAGAGGAAACTAGTTATTACAAGGAGGGGGAATTGCAATCGAGTTTTAACTTGAGCGGGAAATACTCGGCCAACTTAAAGAGAACATGATGTAAAACAGTAGTAGCCAGTAGTGAACTCAACGAGCCCGAGTCACAGCAGCATGGATGGCATCTGTCAGGTGTGGAACTGTCCTGGAGCTTAGACCTGCCATGCTAATGCGTCTACAAAAATAAACATGTGTTCCATGTCAAGGGTGTATCTGATAGTCAAGCTTCATAGAggttatcacaattatataccGACTAGTACGAATCATGCTGTAGAAGTGTTCATCAATAcgatcatatttttcttactgTTCCTGAAAGCTAAGGTAGAAAGTAACTACAAAAAGAACCAAGTGATGACTTTTAGGATTTTAACATGTTCTCTCGTACCCTCCCTTCCCATTTTCTGTTTTACCTGCCCCTTCTAATAAAGTCACATATCAGTTGATGGAGAGACATAATATTGTGTAATATGACACGAATAGAACTTTGTGACGTAGAAAAAACATATTACCCATCTGATGTCATGTAGATGTGGTATTCTTTGGTCATGAAGGCGACTTGTTCTTTGTTAAGTCCTGTGAAAGTGAACATTCCAATCTGCTTGATAATGTGACTCCAGTCACCAGGGGTACCTGCCAAGCAAAGAAACGTGAATAGGAATAGATAATCTTGTTCATGCAATGTTTGACATTTAAATGGATTAAAGAGTGCTTGACCGGAAGTAAGGAATTGACCAAGTATAAAGACATCATGATTCTAACATCTGATGTGCCTACAGAGTTAAGAATGATCTTTTAAATATAATGCGGATGGAGTTCAAATCAGAAACAGATCTATCAGAAGACGACTTGATCAATAGTTTCACGTCACCAAAGGCACCACATAAAGATGCGCTTGGGGATGGTTTTCTAAGGGTAGAAAATCTATTCAGCTGTCATCATGAGGTGTTAGTTCCATTAGAATGAGCAATATTTGATGCAAGGAGAATTACAGAAGGACTTGATGAGAGCAATAAGGGAGATCGAGATGTATTATGTTATGAAGAAATGATTAAAATTGTCTACTTCCAGGTTTTGTTTTGCTTTACTTTTTTCTGGTTAACTTTCATTCAGGAGAATCAGCTTAGTAAAAGTTGGTCTTTTTCATCAACTATGTAGGGCAAATGAGCTGGACATATTGCAGCAGATTCTATAGGCAGCTGTGTACAACATTCATatgtaattttcatata contains these protein-coding regions:
- the LOC101259775 gene encoding transcription factor MYB3R-1-like, producing MESDRISTPSDGTSNSYQRVRPLHGRTSGPTRRSTKGQWTPEEDDTLCKAVQRFKGKNWKKIAECFKDRTDVQCLHRWQKVLNPELVKGPWSKEEDEVIGELVKKYGPKKWSTIAQHLPGRIGKQCRERWHNHLNPGINKEAWTQEEEMTLVHAHQIYGNKWAELTKFLPGRTDNAIKNHWNSSVKKKLDTFLTSAPLAQFPALPIVNHQNQSIRSSIKLQQSSEDDSVRKEGTEMEEVSECSQGSNLAGCSQSTSDMGNTFAHTREEGKLLEDSNYRKDPSASSAPCSEYYTPAFEDITFSVEEVPSELAESKLLEHNFSHDWATSMGKDWQFNPDDIPNVSPLELMQDSSGLFMQCLTGTENHDMVSFPQQNGMKFETTNDGSMVVGLHQPNEMFTSVEGFRMVYPEAEIPQCFPSETAMNGVDETAGSLIYQISEGGNMSIENCNPLCSDVMGTSSCQPCSVPSQFSSEQSSFMFGIASNQFHNPPHPAHESQTSKCDSFPYPIESDSPCDNIMDDPLLKDQLDQTKDSVQLVSVNDFGSTSSNTIQTCPMVNGNSAVKEEKKDGGALCYEPPRFPSLDVPFFSCDLIQSGTDTQQEFSPLGIRQLMMTSVNCLTPFRLWDSPKRDGSPDAVLRSAAKTFTSTPSILKKRHRDLVSPLSEKRCGKKLESDLRRESFSNLAKDFSRLDVMFDDSANEKAMSSLTKDQTVELQASDEDKENINPTEDGRKEEDKGCNGHSICGTSGRQLDGGEVHYKDQGTREGKRIGANAAIGKIKQPSGVLVELNASDLFFSPDRFGANADRATNLSNKALGNQYARRIEAASNQGSVSSSFETSCFSVICSPRIRGKKDGSSFVITTSMQSAPTSTALENSAETSGNGVGAETVSISGETPYKRSIESPSAWKSPWIFTPFLSSPRLDNELTFEDLALFMSPGDRSYDAIGLMKQLSEQTAGAFADAQEVLGGDTPETILRGRNSKNQKADENHSLLSANAMSERRTLDFSECGSPGKGKETEKCCSSNNSFSSPSSYLLKGCR